One segment of Trachemys scripta elegans isolate TJP31775 chromosome 1, CAS_Tse_1.0, whole genome shotgun sequence DNA contains the following:
- the P2RY6 gene encoding P2Y purinoceptor 6: MENYTVAAATNSCTFHEEFKQILLPLVYSVVFVVGLPLNFIVIVQIWLSRKVLTRTAIYMLNLATADLLYVCSLPLLIYNYTQKDYWPFGDFTCKFVRFQFYSNLHGSILFLTCISVQRYLGICHPLSSWHKKRGKRFTWMVCGGVWVIVIAQCLPTFVFASTGIQRNRTVCYDLSPPDRSASYFPYGMTLTVTGFLIPFVSILVCYCCMTKLLCQKDEMIGLAVRKKKDKAIRMIIIVVIVFAISFFPFHLTKTIYLIIRSSAGVPCLALQTFAIAYKCTRPFASMNSVLDPILFYFTQRKFRESTRHLLDKVSSKWRHDTCRTYKS; this comes from the coding sequence ATGGAGAACTACACCGTGGCTGCAGCGACGAACTCCTGCACCTTCCATGAGGAGTTCAAGCAGATCCTGCTGCCCCTAGTCTACTCCGTGGTGTTTGTGGTGGGGCTCCCCCTGAACTTCATCGTCATTGTGCAGATCTGGCTCTCCAGGAAGGTGCTGACCCGCACTGCTATCTACATGCTGAACCTGGCCACAGCTGACCTGCTGTACGTGTGCTCCCTGCCGCTGCTCATCTACAACTACACGCAGAAGGACTACTGGCCCTTCGGGGACTTCACCTGCAAGTTCGTCCGCTTCCAGTTCTACAGCAACCTGCATGGCAGCATCTTGTTCCTCACCTGCATCAGCGTCCAGCGCTACCTGGGCATCTGCCACCCTCTGTCGTCCTGGCACAAGAAGAGGGGCAAGAGGTTCACCTGGATGGTGTGCGGCGGGGTGTGGGTCATCGTCATCGCCCAGTGCCTGCCCACCTTCGTCTTCGCCTCCACGGGCATCCAGAGGAACAGGACCGTATGCTACGACCTCAGTCCCCCGGACCGCTCCGCCAGCTACTTCCCCTACGGCATGACGCTGACCGTCACGGGGTTCCTCATCCCCTTTGTCTCCATCCTGGTGTGCTACTGCTGCATGACCAAGCTGCTCTGCCAGAAGGATGAGATGATAGGCCTGGCCGTGCGCAAAAAGAAGGACAAGGCCATCCGGATGATCATCATTGTGGTCATCGTCTTCGCCATCAGCTTCTTCCCCTTCCACCTGACCAAGACCATCTACCTGATCATCCGCTCCTCGGCGGGCGTGCCCTGCCTGGCCTTGCAAACCTTCGCCATCGCCTACAAGTGCACCAGGCCCTTTGCCAGCATGAACAGCGTCCTGGACCCCATCCTCTTCTACTTCACCCAACGCAAGTTCCGGGAGAGCACGCGCCACCTGCTGGACAAAGTGAGCTCCAAGTGGAGGCACGACACATGCCGCACCTACAAATCGTAG